The following are encoded in a window of Dethiobacter alkaliphilus AHT 1 genomic DNA:
- the serC gene encoding 3-phosphoserine/phosphohydroxythreonine transaminase, protein MAKRVFNFNPGPSTLPLSVLQEAQNELIDYRGCGMSVMEMSHRSKDFEAIVHSAENTFKELAGIGDDYRVLFLQGGASLQFDMIPMTFLQEGKSADYVVTGSFAEKAYKEAKKIGTVKAAANLAEENHRRIPQQDELELDPSAAYVHITTNNTIFGTQWHYTPQTNGVPLVADMSSDILSRPMDYNQYDLIYAGAQKNLGPSGVTVVVIRQELLKQVPETLPSMLRYDLFAKNDSLYNTPPAFGIYMIDLMLEWLKDAGGLEAMGRHNMEKAALIYHAIDNSNGFYSGHAAKDSRSQMNITFRLPSEELDKAFIQEAAAQNLTGLKGHRSVGGMRASVYNAMSREGCQKLADFMTEFQKKNG, encoded by the coding sequence ATGGCCAAGCGAGTATTTAATTTTAATCCGGGACCTTCCACACTACCTTTATCTGTACTGCAAGAAGCACAGAACGAACTCATTGATTACAGAGGATGCGGCATGTCGGTTATGGAAATGTCACATCGCTCCAAAGATTTTGAGGCCATTGTCCACAGTGCGGAAAACACATTCAAAGAGCTGGCCGGCATCGGTGATGACTATCGGGTTCTTTTTTTACAGGGCGGTGCAAGCCTGCAGTTTGACATGATTCCCATGACATTTCTGCAGGAAGGAAAATCCGCCGATTATGTGGTTACCGGCAGCTTTGCGGAAAAAGCATACAAAGAGGCCAAAAAAATCGGCACCGTTAAAGCGGCCGCCAATCTGGCAGAGGAAAACCACCGTCGTATCCCCCAGCAGGACGAGCTTGAGCTGGACCCGTCTGCGGCATACGTACATATCACCACCAATAACACCATTTTCGGGACCCAGTGGCACTACACTCCCCAAACCAACGGCGTGCCCCTGGTGGCTGATATGTCCAGCGACATCCTGTCCCGTCCCATGGACTATAATCAATACGACCTGATTTATGCAGGTGCCCAAAAAAATCTGGGCCCTTCCGGTGTCACCGTGGTAGTTATCCGCCAGGAACTACTAAAGCAGGTGCCGGAAACACTGCCCAGCATGCTTCGCTATGACCTGTTTGCCAAAAACGATTCCCTCTATAACACTCCACCAGCCTTTGGAATTTACATGATTGACCTGATGCTTGAGTGGCTAAAAGATGCGGGCGGACTGGAAGCCATGGGGCGGCATAACATGGAGAAAGCGGCACTGATTTATCACGCCATCGACAACAGTAACGGATTCTACAGCGGCCATGCCGCAAAAGACAGCCGTTCACAGATGAATATAACCTTCCGCCTCCCCAGTGAGGAGTTGGATAAAGCCTTTATCCAGGAAGCTGCAGCCCAAAACCTCACCGGCTTAAAAG